The Anomaloglossus baeobatrachus isolate aAnoBae1 chromosome 5, aAnoBae1.hap1, whole genome shotgun sequence genome includes the window TAATACCAAGACCTTAATTTTTAACTGCTGAATATACAGTATAAAGTGAGAACCGCAGATTTATATGATGCCCACAACCAACAGCTGATTCTCCTGCCAACCATACACATGCACATTCACCTCTCCCAGTTGTGCATGTGTTTACAACTGAAAAGATGAGTAAGCAGCTGCAAGATACCTCTGCTGGTGGCTTACCTTCCACGAGGGTAAAATGACTGGCTGAAAATCTTTGACCAACCCTACCCTAATGTGTATTGTGTTTTCAACCTGTAGAAGGCAAGCAGATTTCCTGGTCAAGCAAAAGTGCCATTAAATGAGCACTGACTGACACTTTCAATATACCCTCCTGTACAGGGTCAATGGAAATTGTGCGGAGATGAACAATTCATGAGATATGGCATAATTTCAAAAACAGATTCTATATGGAGAAAAGGATAGGGACGCTAGTTTCACCAATGGATTTAGGTTTGTCATTCAGACTTATAACGCCCCTCACTGTGCCGCCTACCTTTAGTAGAACACTAAGGAGGAAAggtgcaaaatagggtcttatgtgGTATAAACAGAATAAAGGAGAAAGAGATGGGGGTCCTGGCTTCAAATACAACCAATGACAACATCTgtaagtagtttgtatgttcttcccatgtttgtgtgggtttcaaaCAGGTACTCTGGTtcactcccacactacaaagaccaaACTGATAGAAAattcagattgtgagcccctatgAGGACAGTGATGACCACATCTGTAAaaaactgtggaattaatagtgatatataagtgaataaaataaataaaaatacgcgGTATGCTCCCCTTTTCAAGTTGTGTGATACACAACAAGACATGCACTTGATGATGAAGCAGCTGCTCCAGGTACATGAGTGAATATTATTGAGAGCTGGAGAGACATTTTCCTAGAACAGGGTCATTCCGAAGGATGTACCAATTGTCAAAGAAGATTTCTCTGATCTCCTTGTGGAAAACAGATATGTCATGGCGAGGTTGCACTCATGAATTTTATATTTGGTTGTCATATTTTTGGGTTCAGGTAGTGAGGCTTTATCTGTTTTGTTTGTGTTTGAAAGCCTCTTTTTATCAAATTCTTGGAATATTGTCCTTCAAATCTGTTCTGTAGCGTGTCTGCTTGGGTCAAAAAGTCCATGTCCAAGGTCAGTTTTTTTTCAAATCCCCTTGAATTGGTCCTGCAGTATATGTTCTACTTTCTTGAAGAATGTTTTGGTTACAATAAAATTATTGGAAATGGAAATGGTTAGGTCCAGAAAATCAATATTAGATGGATTGATCACCGTAGAAAAAGGCCCCAGTTGTTGGTGTTGATGTACATTATAAAGGAGTGGGTTTCCTTTCGAAGTATCCCATATAAAAAACAAGTCATCTATATATCTCTTGTGTAGGAtgatgctccctgctctcctttCTCATTGATGATAGCTCAACTACAACTCCTTACACATTGCATAGACAATTCATCAGGTTCCCACATAGCACGCTGACAAGTCCACTCCTTATTAAATCTCAAGAGCTCACTATTCCTAATCCCGTTTTGTTTATATAGCAcctgtttgtttctttttttttttcttgcgtgTAGCATTtcttttaaaatttattttaaaaGACGAAACACACATATTtccttatatatttatatactgtttaACAAATTAATATGTTGAACTTTGATATGTCATGCGCTTTTTTGGCACCTTTTTTTTCAAACTGCTCAACCCTATACAAGATGACTGTATGTGGCTATGATACTGTGGTTCCTTTCCTGAAAGAGAAGCTTGTAATGGCTTTGAAATGTGTTGCATAAAACCACTTCTCTCTACTGGTGTATCCTGGACCTtcctttggaaagtcttcagcagcagcggaGAGTGAACAAGTCTTCTATCCATTTTCTGTCTGCCTTTAGTAACACATGTAACAAAATGACTGGTGGTGCAGAGCTAACTGATACAAGTGCGGTCCTGTAATAGGCGACACTGGTGTGACAAGTACGATCATGACATTCCTTCTCGCCTAAATTTTCCCCCATCGCCAGGGATTGATCTTGAGAAGAGGAAGGAACTGCAGCAATTCAGCTACGAAGTGTACACCACATAATGTTACAGAGCGGGGTCACTGAGTGCTGaggaacagagagcagaaaaaTCACCAACGCTCTGCTGACTCCAAACCTCCCCTGGTATTAACAACACAAACACTGCGCCCCGCCAGGAGTTTCCTGTCCGAGCAGTGTCATCAAgctctacatcaccaagcacaatgccaagcgtcgtaTGGAGTGGTATAACGCCGCCAGCACTGGACTCTGGAGTAAATGTGTTATGTGCAGTGATGAATCACACCTCTCTATCTGGAGTCTGATggatgagtctgggtttggtgaatgtcaGGAGAATGTTGCTTACCTGCCTGCATTATGCTGTAAGCTTGGTAGATGAGGGATAATATTACAGTGTTGTTTTAATAGGGGATAGCATCGGCCCCTTAGTTAcaatgaagggaaatcttaatgatTCACCATACAAGACACTGTGGACAATTGCAGCTTCAAGTTTGTGGATTTGGTTTGGGGAAAGCTCTTTTCCGTTCCCAATGGCCCCATGGCCTCAGTGCACAAAGCAAGATCCATAAAGACATGGTTACAGGAGTTTGCTTTGGAAGAACTTGAAAGGAGATTTTGAGCTCGGCTCTCTCCTCCTccatcagtgtctgacctcacaaatgctcttctggatgaatgggcaaaaattcccCCAGGCAccaccaaaatcttgtagaaaacctTCCCTGAAGAGTGGAAGCTGTTATAGCTGCACAGGAACCAACTCCATACTAATATCTATGGCTGaagaatgggatgtcataaaagCTCCCATAGATGTAATGTAGGGGGCACAAACTTTTGACCTTATAGAGTATTTACTGTTTAAGTGGGGAAATGCACAGCTGACAATGATGATTTTAGGTCACAGAATACAGAATTTGTTTACCTAAACATCAGCCTATCATTGCCGCATTCATGCAGGCCAATGATCAGGAACAAACATTTTTGGGGGTCTGATTATTAGCCCATATACAATCTAAGACTGGGTAGAGTTAATACTCTACTGAGGGGCACTCTCAAACCCATAGCCTAAGAGCGACAGTCAATAAGATTGAAATCAGCAGATAGCTGCATGAGACACATATACAGAAAGTAGTATCAGAAAAATAACACTTAGAGCATTTACCGTCCAAGAAACTGAACTTCACCCCGGTGGTGGTGAGGGATGGACTTGTATTTCCCAATATCTCCTTCCGGCCGTGACACTGGGTACCCTGCATTCTGCACCCTGTAGGTAGATGATTGGGGCATCTGTTAGTGTACTAATTATAGTAACTATGACTTATGTCTATGAACTTGTCGAGTTTGGGTCAGAAGATCCACTCCAGTTGCGAAAATCAAGGTTTGTATTCAGACAGTGAATGTTGGTTGTGTAAAACCAGCCTAATTCAGAGTCATCAGTTCCATTGCTCACTAGCAGAGGCAGCAGAGAACGTGAGCATCTGGGAGGAAAAGCTGCGTCTCCCATTAATAAGAGGTCTCAGATAATAGACACCCCATTACATTACCTGTTCCAGAGATCATCATCTTCCCCTCCCCAACCCCAGAATGCGTTGGGAAATCCATTAATGTTCCGAAACTGCTCCACCGTTAGACCACTAACTCCTCCAAAGAAGTCACTGTATGGCaatctgggggagggggggagggaatgTCAGCGTTACATCAGATCTCCTCCATCATCTTTGATGACATTTTCTAGAGCAGTGATCTACATAATGGTGACTTACAGGTACATGTATTTGTCCAACTTGGCAGCAAAATGTCGTGGCATGTTCTGGCAGCCATAATAATTGCGGTCATTCTCTGGAATATGGTCAACATCATGAAATATTAAACAGTCCCAATCGAGATCCTTCATGGCCTCTAGAAAGCCGATATTAAAGAGCATTGCTCGATTAAATGGTTGATTCCCGATCTGAACAAGAAAACATAAAAGAAAAGACATGACAAATGCGAATGGTTCCCATAAGTGCGAGTGATAGCCTGAATCCACTATAGAGCCACAGATGATCACTAAGATTAGGGCATATACCAATACGAATGTACAAGATATGGATTAGACCAATGCTCTATGATTTACAGACTGACAAAGGTAAAAGGTTATCCCTTAATCACTGTGAgataagtaaaaaaaacaaacaaaaaacctttaTTAGACCAATTAATAAATGTATCTTATATATCATACACAACTTACTAAGGAAATTTAAAATCACAATTCGGGACCGATCTGACTGGGAGATACTACCAGTAATCATCAGTGTACGATATGCTACTGATAAAAACTTCCTAGTGGGTAAATCTCATTGTAACTaagtgttatctatctatctatctatctatctatctatctatactacCATTTAAGCACCAGGTATCCTTCAAATCAGGTATTGCAGCAGCTGCAGTCCACAACATATGATAATATatttataccgtatatatatatatatatatatatatatataaaaatatacagtatatacacggtGTACTAGCTGCCATTTTCATAGTCTTGTTGCCTTAATGACCCTACCAGGCGCAACATATCGAGGAGGCTATGAGAGTTGTATACCAGCCTCGTGCCCCTGATGACGCCAGCAGGGAAAACATGTCGGGGAGGCCATGAGAGCTGTATACCAGCCTTGTTCCCCTGATGACACCAGCAAgggaaacatgtcggggaggctatgAGAGCTGTATATCAGCCTTGTTCCCCTGATGATGCCAACAGGGaacacatgttggggaggctataaGAGCTGTAAACCAGCCTCGTTTCCCTGATGACACCAGCAAGGGAAACATGTCAGGAAGGCCATGAGAGCTGCATACCAGCTTCGTTGATCAGATGACAAAAGCAGCGGAAACATGTCGGGGAGGTCATGAGAGCAGTATACCAGCCTTGTTCCCCTAATGATGCCAGCAGGAGGAATATGTCAGGGAGGCTATGAGTGGTGTACACTAGCCTCGTTCCCCTGATGAGGCCAGCAGGCGAAACATGTCGCGGAGGCTGTGTGTCATTTTTAAACATCCTGTATAACTGATCTTCAAAAATCACAAAATGAAGCAAACGTATATTAGTGTTGTGGTCTGCAGCTGCCCCAATAACTGATGAGAATGATACCTGCAGTTTCAGTgccagtatatatacagaatagttAGTTACAATGAAATTTAACTCCTGGGGAGTTTCTATAAGTGGCACAGAGTGCACTAATGATTACTAGCAGTACTTTACAGTCAGATCAGTCCCGAATTGTGATTTTAAATTTCCTCAGCAAGATGTGTATGACATAAAAGATAGATTATTATTGGACTAATAAAGGTTATACTTTACTTTATATAATTTCCATTCTTTATAATAATGTAAGATTAGGGGATTTCACCATTTCTGACATGGCTGTTTTAGAAAAAATATATGTACACTACACGAAATGAGAATAATTCTgtgttgtgcaaaaaaaaaaaatgtataaattaaTTTGCAAATGGATGTTACCGTTTCCCTTTGTCAACGCGATGCGTTGCTACTTTGGTATTCCTGATTGGAAAGTGTTAGTATGTAGGGACACAACCTCCAATTGGTGACACCCAGTTGTCATTTTATTCAGATATTACTGAATAGCATAGCAGAAGGACAGCACAGTTATACAAATATTCAGAATTATTATATTGGGGGGAATACAAATAATTTGGCAGCCTCATGATAAAGGAAGAAGTCTTGGTGGCTATTCCTGAAATGTGTAACATTAAGGACCAAATATGAGCAGTAAAATAAAGGGAGCGTTTGAAGGAACCCAGCTGCAGTCTATAGGAGAACTGCATCTTGGAAGATTTCTTCACAGGAATGGATCACGAACAACAATGTTAATGTGCTGGTCAATGTGAATGAGAACCTGTGACACTTACTTGCTCAATGACATAGAAGGCAAATTGCAATCGTTGTCTCTGCAGCATTGGGATCAGATGTTTGAACAAAAGGGGAAGATGCTCGTGACGATTCCGGAATGGGATGAGAATGGCAACCTGGATGCACAGATATAGATATCAGAGTATTACTAGATCTCTCAACATTACAGATCATGAACCCCCAACATTGCAGTATTACATTATTATTGTCACATTTACACATCTGCTATCTTTTCAGATTCTTACCTTCCATTGTGGAACACAATCACTTGGACTCCAGTGACCTCCCATTTTTATAGAGTCCTTGGAGAACATTTTGTGGATATCGGCCATCTCAACTTCACTCATGTTTACATCGATTGCACCTTCTAAATATCAATACAACCATAAATAAGGGGTATGAGCGAAATACACGCCTTCTATGCCTCTAGaattccaaattaataagatttgttttacgagcgcttgggAAGTCAATAAAGCACACAGTTAGTATGGTGTAATCAAAGAAGAATTCTGCTTTATTAATACATGTAACCAGTTTATATAAGCTCACAGGCAAAGGCCTTGTTCACCTGAACTATGCTCCAAGAAGAGCATTAGGGGTGTGTGTAGAAAACTTCCCCACccttcagtgttagctgagccctatgacatcattagctaTGAGACAAGATGGAAACTTTAAGAATAAAATGAAATCTGTTCTCTCACAGGGGCAACTCCATAGCAGAAATAGAACGAGAAGTCCCAGCAAGGGACTGGCAAAGATAAGAGACCAGGTTCTCTTGAGGACACTGTTTACTTACTCATGAAGGGCAGACGCTCCGGGCATGGCTGGTGAGGGTGGTAAGTGAAGAACGGAGGGAAGAATGTTGTCGTCTCATTAAAGAATTCATTTTGGTTCACATTCATAGGGATTTCTGAACGGACAAAAAAATGAGGCGTAAATATTAATACCTTCACTTGGTGGCGGCAGAACAGACTGGGCGGCTGCACAGAAAGAATCACTACTTTTGGAGTCGTTTATCcactaaggatatgtgcacacaacGTCTGTTTCAGGCATGACCGCTAGAAAACCCAACTGAAACAGCATTAACTAAACACTCCAAAGGATGGACAGAAGCATTTCTATGTAAAAACGACTTGCTTGTCATATGTGTTGCACAGCTTCCAGCTTCCCAGGTAtaaaagaaagttcacagagcagattacatgggataacaagctctttacttcttagAGAACATGAGATAATGATAAGCATAGTCATACAGCATTGTATCAGGAAGAGAAAGCAAAACCAGAaagaaaacaaaagactttttacaaatacagtaagtaaggaaactttacacaacatcgccatctactgttagatcagcataaagtcctccttcacacaaataAAGAAGTCCTTCAATTGTTGTATATACCAACAATATGTTTAGTCTTTTGAGCGTCTTTTAACCTCTTCAGGTTTCCAAAGACGCCAAATGGTTAAAAGTAGAGACCAGTCCATTCTTCTGGCAAaagacgctctgtactttacaGTCCGAATAAATGCCAATCGGAAGCTCAAAGATACTTGAAAGACGATGTCTTTTGGAGCACTTTTGCTTGAAAAAGTGCCAGTGGTTTCATCATTGTTGAATGGATTTAATTGATTTTGTCCAGAAAATGTCAGTTAAAAACATGTCCCAAACacactggaaaaatgcaaaaaaaaaaaacatgccggTGCCCAAAAACGTTGAAATAGCACTAAAGAGTTAACCCTTTCCCCACAAAAAATGTCTGTGCTAAAAAACGTTCAGAAAACAACCCCAAAAACCCGCTAAATAGAGGCTTCTGAAAAAAAGTCTTCATCATTGCCGCCCACCTAGAAAAGGCGTTGTATGCACATACCCAAACATATAAACCATTAGTTCAACCGTGCAAATGAATCCAAAAGTACTTTATACTTCTACTTAATACCCAACCATAAGACGAAGAACTAAGGAGCAATTGGAGATCAATTTAGGCACAGCCCTCTCTTAAGACCATGAGCATCATGCTTGTCATACCTGCTCTAAGgccagcaatcaagtcactaacaaatGCTTCCAAGGAAGTGATGTACCTGGTGATGTATGGCATATATGGTGGACTTACTCAACTGTACCATCATTATATCGTACTACCCTACCAACAAAACCATGCTACTATCCCCTGCAGCAAAGGGGAAGTAAATTCCCTTTGTATTCGGAGGTCTAGCTAGATCATTCCAAACAGTGCTCGGTTATCTTTGTAAGTAACTGAATTTCTACAACCCCTCATTCTTTACTGTCAGAACTCAATTTTAGCCCCCTCCTGGTATGGATGTGGTGTGCAAATACTACAACATGGAGGTTGCTACAAAACCTGCAGGCTATACAGGTAATGCAAGACTACCTATTTTGAGGGTCAATGTGTTACTGAAGGAAGCGGCACACAAACCTGTGTCATTAATGCTGCTGTTATTCCTCAAAGCGTAAGCTCCACGCACCACCTGTTCATACATCTGGGCTCCCATCGTTCGTATGTTCTCCCGGATGATCATCCCATGAGCTTGCATCATGAAAAGGTAAGTGTTTACTGAAAGATAAGAAAGAACAGGAGTGTACAATCAATTAATGTTGGCCAAGGATTAAATCCGCACAAGggtttaaagctggtgtcacacataacgacgacgacaacgacgtcgctgctacgtcaccattttctgtgacgttgcagcgacgtcccgtcgctgtcgctgtgtgtgacatccagcaacgacctggcccctgctgtgaggtcgccggtcgttgctgaatgtccagcttcattttttggtcgtcactctcccgctgtgacacacacatcgctgtgtgtgacagcgagagagcgacgaaatgaagcgatcacgagccggcactggcagctgcggtaagctgtaaccagcgtaaacatcgggtaaccaacggaagacctttccctggttacccgatgtttacgctggttaccagcctccgctcttgctgccagcgccggctcctgcactgtgacatgtggctgcagtatgcatcgggtaattaacccgatgtatactgtagcaaggagagcaaggagccagcgctaagcagtgcgcgcggctccctgctctctgcactgtgacatgtagctgcagcacacatcgggttaattaacccgatgtgtgctgcaggagagcaaggagccagcgctaagcgcggctccctgctctctgaactgtgacatgtagctgcagcacacatcgggttaattaacccgatgtgtgctgcaggagagcaaggagccagcgctaagcgcggctccctgctctctgaacatgtagcacagcgacgttatgatcgctgcttctgctgtgtttgacagctaagcagcgatcataacagcgacttacaaggtcgctgttacgtcaccgaaaatggtgacgtaacagcgacgtcgttgtcgctgtcgtttagtgtgacaccagctttaggcccagtcacacacaacgacttaccagggatcccgacaacgatacttcctgataaggatcgctgctgtcattgggaccctgtcacacagtgtcaaacacggcGATGCGTCCTGccaagcaggacatcgcctttgaagaaaatggtccaggacattcagcaacaaccggcgacctctcaGCAGGGGTCAGGTCATtgccggatgtcacacacagcaacattgctagcaagatcgctgttggttcacaaaaaccgtgactcagcagcgatgtcgctagcgatgtcgcatagtGAGACATGGTCTTTGTTGTGGAGAATGCTCCACAAATCTATATAAATGGTGGTCAAATCTGGTCCTCATGTTCTCCTCACAGACACCTTCTCCTGCTTCTTAATTGTCAGCAAAACCATCTAGAGTAGACAACTTAAGCTGGACATACACAAAAAATGATGATCAGCCAGAATATAACTGATCGGATTCTAACAATCATGCATATGTAGTTTGAGATGACCTTAGCCCCCAAAAAATCCATCTTGCTAGAAATTGCAAAGATTGTTTGTATAAGATATATGATTGCTGGCCAAAGTGATCAAAATTGGCCATTTTCCCGGACTTTTATCCTAAGTGTAACTTTACATAAAAGAGCCTGTCATTTTATAGTTTTGTGCAAATATAAACATGGAAAGAAGGAATACAAGCAAGTTATGCCACATATCCACATTATACATCACCTAGAAACAGACAAAACTTATGACGTGCCAATAGATATTCTTATCCTAATGCTAATTCACCAGCAAACAATTGTTCCTAGTCCAAAGAGTTACATATACACCTAACAATATGTGGCCACAAtgaaagttactcacattttttacgcTGCTTGTTTTCGCGTTTTaccgtacaagcacagtggatgggattaatagaaatctcatttCCATTGTTCTTTTTTACACtgggtaaactgacctgtggtgcattgTTCcaaaccacagcatgtcaatttctcttgcaggtacGCTGAGTTTTCAGTGCGTAATTTCAAAATAAActtacattaggctgctttcacacttccgtgtttttccctcagtcacaatctgtcgtcttgagtaaatacggtatcctgcaaaatattttgcaggattcagttttttccccatagacttctataaatgacggattgcgactgatggccctgagTTGCATCCACCGTGCGACGGATCTGTCGTGGagtgactgaccatcgggcggaagcaacgcagaatgtaacgttttttctgTGCGGCCAAAAATCTAACAGCGATGGATGCATCGGCGTCcgtgtgttttataatggaagcctataggtGGCGGAATCCGGCGGAATCCGTCAAATGGCGTATTCCGGTGACGGTTCCGTCTTTTAGCAACCGgtaatgctcagatgtgtaaattcctttctggttagaaaatatctctctgtctgtctgtcggtcggtctctctctctctctctctgtctgtcggcctCTTCCTCCTTCATAcacaccgatcaccggcacggcactgcacggctgtaacactgctccggcggcttctactcttttgaaaatgccggccgctcattattccaactcatattcacttcttcccccacccaccggccccaataattggttgcagtcagacaagcccccacgctgagtgacagctgtctcactgcaaccaatcacagccgctggtgggcgggtctatatcttgcagtaaaataaataaataatgttaaaaaaacggcatgcggtcccccccaattatgATACCACCCCAGGTAAAGCCACTcgcctgagggctggtattctcaggatggggagccccacattatggggagccccccagcctaaaaatatcagccagcagccatccggaattgccgcatccattagatgcgacagttccgggactctacccggctcatcccgattgctctgatgcagtcgcaatcggagtaataatgagttaatggcaacccatagtTGCCACTAACTCCTAGCTtattgatggcaggtgtctatgagacaccctccatcactaaactgtagttaaagtaaataaacacaaacaccaaaaaatgctttatttgaaataaaagacaaaaaaacaccctctttcaccacttgattaatccccaaatacccctccagatctgacgtaatccacacgaggtcccacaacgctttcagctctgctacatcggaagcagaCAGGATCGGCCATAGAGCACCgccactcgctgtgagctccacggagcaactgaagtgagtcacgctgtcagtgaTGACGTCACACAGGTTatccgcagccacagctggattctctttgccagatacaaactgctacaatggatccattttttaatgga containing:
- the B4GALT5 gene encoding beta-1,4-galactosyltransferase 5 → MVFPAMKNILQIRNRSAIAVLFLFSLSSSFLYFIYVAPGIVNTYLFMMQAHGMIIRENIRTMGAQMYEQVVRGAYALRNNSSINDTEIPMNVNQNEFFNETTTFFPPFFTYHPHQPCPERLPFMKGAIDVNMSEVEMADIHKMFSKDSIKMGGHWSPSDCVPQWKVAILIPFRNRHEHLPLLFKHLIPMLQRQRLQFAFYVIEQIGNQPFNRAMLFNIGFLEAMKDLDWDCLIFHDVDHIPENDRNYYGCQNMPRHFAAKLDKYMYLLPYSDFFGGVSGLTVEQFRNINGFPNAFWGWGGEDDDLWNRVQNAGYPVSRPEGDIGKYKSIPHHHRGEVQFLGRYGLLRRSKERQKMDGLNNLNYSPNITYDLLYKNITVDLSPELAMVSDY